Within Marmota flaviventris isolate mMarFla1 chromosome 13, mMarFla1.hap1, whole genome shotgun sequence, the genomic segment ttttattcccaggtccttgatccattaaaataaacctgaaatgaaaaaaaaagtggggaggggggatttTGGTTGCAGGTTGTTCATTCCAGCTGTTAGTTGGttggttttctgttgttttgtttttggcattagtatggaacccaggggcacttaacctctgagccccagcccaagcccttttcatttttatttagagacaatgcctcactgagttgcctagggcctaactaagttgatgaggctgacttCCGACTTTTCATCCTCCTGggtcagtctcccaagctgctggaataaCAGTTATGCACCATCCAACCTGAATTCATTCAGGTATTTAATATAAAAGTGTTATTTAGgaatacttttatatttacataaaatttaccaaaacAGCAGAGGAATTTCCTAAATATCCTCCCCCTGGGAAGGAGAAATCCATCCTCCATTTTACAAATTTAGCATTACTGTGTGCATTGGATTGCTAGAGCTATCAGatcagaataccacagactgagtgCTCAAAAGGTCGGAAATCCAAGATGAATGTGTCCTTAGATTTGCTTCCTCCTGTGACCTCTCTTCTTGACTTGCAGATGGTCCCCTGGGGTTGTGTCCCTTTCTGGTCTCCCCTCTGAGCATTGTCTGTATCCAAATCTCTTCTTATAGGGACGTGAGTCACACCATTTTAGGACAAAGCCATGTGAACTTGTGTGAACGAACCATAACTATATTGGTAAAGTTTCTGCCTTCCAATGTTACCACAGTATCAAGGTCTGAGAGTTAGGACTTGAATGTAGGAAGTTTGAGAGTACATGAGCCAGACTGTGACACTGGGTGCCAAACCAAGAACTGACatcaaacactacccctaacaaaTAAGAGTTATTTTTtgaatttcacaatttttttgtgagtcatttattcatatgcacaaaggaaaataaagtcccaatcattctactgtcttctatATTCAGATTGCCCctcatggaagatctttccatctcctaaggtcttcttcaattttattctttagggttctgtatttATAGAAgccttttatctcttttgttagattgattcccagtttcctgaggaatctccacactgctttccagatttgcaccagtttgcagttccacggCCATGgatgagtgtaacttttcccccacatcctcatcgacacttattgttacttgtattcttcatgattgccattctgactggcatgagatgaaatctcagtatagttttagattgcatttctctaattgctagaaaaaacaacaacaaaaaaactcaagaaatgttgaacactttttactatatttgttgaccattggtatttattttacatcctgctactgtgctaaattcatttataagttctagaagttttctagtgcagatttttggtttttctaaatatagaatcatgtcatcagcaaataagtATGGCTTGAGTCATACTTTTTATCTtcatgtccctttaatttctttcttctgtctacttgccctggctagagtttcaagatgATGTTGAATAAGAAGTGGTGACacagggcatccttgtcttgtacCAGAATTTCAAGAGAATATGCTTTCAATCtttccatttaggatgatgttggcattgggtttagcatatatagtttttacaataTATGTTCCTTATATCGCTGGTTCTTCTAGAATTTTGAACATGAATGCTTGCTGTACTTTATCAaagttttttctgcatctattgagataatacAATTCTTGTctctaagtctattgatgtgatatattacacttattgatttccattatgttgaaccaaacttgcatcctttAGATGAACCCCTCTTGATCGTAGTCcactagattttttaaatgtttttgtatgcagtttgccagaattttattacgaatttttgcttctaagttcatcaaggatattggtctgtttgAGAAGGGCATCCTGGACCATTCTGATGAGGGACAGGCCCTGTGTCTGCACCCCGATTTCCTAGACTATGTGGTCCTGGCAGATGTGAGTGGGGTGAGGCATAGCTGGAAGGGGACAGgctcaaaggaattttttaaacttGATTTTATGAAATGTCCAcattttctgaatgttttctaaCAAAACTGATAAATTAGCACAGAAATAGCAACATTGCATTCTTTATAAAACATCTACCTGTGAACCATGGAGGGCATTGTGGCTCTCACTGATACACACGAGTGCGACCTGCACAGTGTGCAGATGGCCAGCTGCTTCTCTGCCTGCTGTgtcctggggctgcagggagcTAATACCTGTGGGGGGCCTGTGACAGCATCTGACTCTGCCACTTCCTGTCAACAGCATTGAGGGGACAGGAGATAGGGTTTCCAGCTCTAACTAGGAAGTTTCTCCTgtagaaaaaaagttttccaCTGGCTTTCAGGTAAAACTCCTCTGAAAACACAGTTCCCTTCCCTCCTCAatctgtccctccctcccacgAAGGTGCGGGAAGGGCTGCATCCTCTGGGCCATGCTGAAACCCAGTCCTGAGCCCTCTGTCCACAGAGGACTCCGATACGCTATTCCTCCTGGTTTTCTGATactgtacattttattttcttaaaccatatttaaaaaaattatatttcataacaTGATAGGAGGGAATACtagttatttcattttctgtgagTTTTAAAAGGCATCTTCAAATGTTGTACATCCAGTTTATGTTGCTTTAAGGGACTTTAGGgatcaaaatttatatttcttcaaatacacATCCAGAAATAGTCATTTCTATGATTAGCTACACAGAAGTGAGAGAAATCATGTAGCGCTATGCCTACTAATAACCAtctgtgacttttaaaatatggagACTCCTAGACCACTATAttggcatttttcttttgttctattgAGCACACCAAGGGAGCAAATCTTATTTTGCTGAAGATATGaatggagaaatatatatatatatatatatatatatatatatatatatatatatatatatatatatacactttttaaataatttaatcatttgGAAGAGCTGTAATTTCCCTAATATGaccacttaattttaattttagacaaTGGTACTTCCTCAGAGATTTCAAAGCAATTATTTAACTAGTCATGAAAGACTTAAGTTGTCTGGACTCTTTGACATTTTTGCTCACCCTTAAACTGATTTTTATCAAACTATAATTTTCTAGGTAGCTGTGAAAATAACTTATACTCTTGCCCTCTTCTTTTTCAGATGATAAAATGTGGCAAGATGTTACGAGTCTCAGTGTAAACATTAAAACTGAAATACAGTGAGTAACTTTTCTCTGTAGGAAAATATTTCATAGGGATGTCATTACCAAATTGTCTGGTATAagttttcctctcccttctctggaGAATTATCATTCCTAACTAAGATATGAAACTTGTTATCTATGGAAACTTCTCTCTCAGCATGAGGTTGGATTCCCACCTCCTaattaaaacactgaaaattatGACCTCCAATCCTACTGATATCGTGCAGGATgtagtggcacaaacctgtaatcccagcatttgggGAGGCCAAACAGGAGGATTATTCATtagaggcaagcctcagcaacatagcaaagccctaagaaacttattgagaccctgtctcaaagtaacaAAGTAAAAAGGCctgtaatgtggctcagtggataagcaccctTGGGTGCAATCTCCGGTACAAAAAGATAGTATTTAAATTGTGattatttttcatcctttttccATGTGCCAAATAAtggacagaaaagaaaatttagaatataatcCGGCTAATCACTGATGGTTCTGCTCACTTACATGTGTTTTTTCTGGTgtaattaaatatatgtaaaatattttaagtggttaagcaaccttgggttcaatctctggtatatatatatatatatatatatatatatatatatatatatatatatatatatatgcaagaaGTTGGATTGCAGAGCCAACATTTTGATATCTGGTCTGTAAGCTGGTGATGAACAACCCAGACACTAGAGCTGTACAAGACTGTCCCCTTGACACACTTTCCTTGAGAGTTCTCTGTGGACGTCCCTGCAATCTGTCGCACTGGAGTCCCCTTCAAATGCCATGTACTCAGCTTTTGTTCAGGTGGCTGCACGTGCCCAGGCAGATCCATGGTGGCCCTGGCCATTAAAGCATAAAGACCCAAAGGAGATGCTGTGCCTGAGTGCTGAGAGGTTTGGAGAGGGGGTGTCAGGAGGATCCCCATGTCTTGAAGTGGGCAATCTTTGGGGTCGACATGTTGAagttggtgatggtggtgaggaGGAGTTGACCTTCCTTTTATTCTAAGGCGTTGACCATCTGCTTCTTCTCCCAGGAAAATAAAGATGACCGAAAGCAGCACACTTTACATTTTTCTTGCTGTAAGAAATGCCTTTTCTCTCCAAATTGTCATCGGGATCACAGCCAACATCTTCCTGTTCCTCTTCCACATCCTCGCATTCCTTCTCCAGCACAGGACCAGGCCCACGGATGTGGCCATCAGTTACCTGGGCTTGATTCATCTGCTGATACTCAAAATTAGGGCACACCTGGACCCAGGCATTTTGGGGTTCAGGACTTTTGGAATGACTTCACATGTAAAGCCATCATCTACCTGTACAGGCTGATGAGGAGCCTGTCTGTCACCACCACCTGGCTGCTGAGTGTCCTGCAGGCcaccaccctcagccccagaagctccttTCTGACCAAGTTCAAGCATATGTCCCCACAGTGCAGTGCGTGGACCTTGGTCACTCTCTGGGTGTTCAACGTGTTGTTCAATGTCCGCATCTTGGTCTCCATGGGAGGGCCCTCCAATGACACAGCAGCTTTCCGGTTTGTCTCTGAGTCCTGCACTGTCGCCCCCCACAGGTCACTACTTCAGGATCTTGTTCTCCCTAGTAGGAATACTCTGAGACATCTTCCCATGGGGCTCATGGACCTCTCCAGTGGGTACATGGTGGCTCTCCTGTGCAGGCATAAGAGGCAGTGCCAGCACCTCCACAGCACCAGCCTGTTGCCAAGAGTCTCCCTGGAACTGAGGGCCACCAGGACCATCCTGCTGCTCATGGGACTCTATGTGCTCATGTACTTTGTGGACTGTGTGTTCTCCTCCTCTTTGGGACAGATGCACAGAGAGGATCCCACTCGCCTGGGAGTCCAGATGCTGGTGGGCAATGGCTATGCTAGCCTCAGTGCCTTTTTGCTGATCTGTGCTGAAAAACGAATCATCAATTTCTTCCAATCCAcactggggaaggagaggaaatgtTTACACAGTGCCAGATAACCCCTCCTTTTCTCAACTCCCACTTTACTTCTAAATTTCCACAAATgtttttgggaggctgaggcaggaggattgcaagttggaggcaagcctcagcaacttagcaaggcccaaagcaactcagtgagaccctgtctctaaataaaatagaaaaagggctggggatgtggctccccatggtaaagtggccctgggttcaatggctggtatgtaaatttttaaaaaagactaatcCCCGATTTAATATGCATGACCTTACTATGCATCACCAAAGCAGATATCATTCACTGTCCATGGTATACAAAGTGTGCTCACTCTTGGCTGAAAAAATTCATGTTGGAAGAAATATTTTGCTTCATCatagcaggagaaaaaaatatgcataagtACAACTCTGTGTGCCTGAATATAATTTGtgttttgattctttctttcattacAGCAACAAATATCAATTAAGATCATCAATTCCCTCATTAGTAACTCCCCAATTTTTTCAAAACACAACTGTCCCTTTTTCCTCCacatatttgttttcattcacattttcatatattatttttttcaatataaatttatttgccTCTGAAAAACAAGCCCATAGTGAGCATAGGTAATCAAGAGTCAGAGTACAGGAGAGAGTCAGGTAGAAAACAGATCTCATTtacatcccagttctttttctgTGGGCCTTGCAACCTCGAACTAGTGGCCTCTTTCAGCCTCATTGGAAGGCTTCAGAGATTAGCCTGATGCCTGCATgaggaaaatatgcaaatatatgaaGCATGCCATGAGAAAAAATTAGAGTAACAGCTAACttctgtgtgcacacacattaCGTGTATATATTAACTCTTAGTAGCCATAGTGAGGCTCTGAAGGTATTAGTATTACTGTCCCCTCTTTACAGTGAAGGAAACAAAGACCCAGATAAATGAAGTCAGTGAATTGCAGAGGAAAAAGGTGGAGAAAATCAGGATTTGATTGACAGTCAGGCAGCAGGTCCTGGGCATCAGCACTTAGCCAATGGTATTTCTGACAGAAGAGTGACGTCATGTTAAAGTGGCAAACGGGTATCACAGCAATTGCCACAGACAACTGTGAACTGGAATGCCAACCCCCCATCCTACATCGATCTAGCCCAAAAATGCAGCTGGATGACAGATGGCCATGTGTTTGGACCTATAGTGACACAGCCTTAACCAAAGAAGTCAGGATGCTGGATTGAACCCCAAAAGGTCAACCCCTGGAGGAGACCCAAGCCATCACCTTCCTTCTGGGGTAGCATGTGGAGATTGTAGCTGCACTTCTGGGGGTGATGTGGGGACTCCCAAGGACATGGgtcccagaggcaggaggagactGCTATTTCTCCTGACTCCTGAAAAGTTTACTTTAACCAAAGGAAGAAGGCATTGGGtggatttctttttgtcttcctcAATATTAGCTACAAATTCTGTAGAGTAGATGATATtcacatattgtttttttttttttttttttttttttttttttttttttgaggtggaatCTTACTGTGTTATAGAggagctggtcttgaactcctgagctcaagtgatcctcctacctcagcctcctgagtagctggaaccaCAGCTCTGCAGTGCTGTGTCCAGCTCAAAGATTCAGATTAGCGCTGAGGCTTACAATGTTGTCTGTcttattttagttgatttttttaaaaatgaatgacagcagaatgcattacaattcttattacacatatacagcacaatttctcatatctctggttgtgtataaagtatgttgacacca encodes:
- the LOC114083339 gene encoding vomeronasal type-1 receptor 90-like codes for the protein MDFARILLRIFASKFIKDIGLFEKGILDHSDEGQALCLHPDFLDYVVLADGTPGPRHFGVQDFWNDFTCKAIIYLYRLMRSLSVTTTWLLSVLQATTLSPRSSFLTKFKHMSPQCSAWTLVTLWVFNVLFNVRILVSMGGPSNDTAAFRFVSESCTVAPHRSLLQDLVLPSRNTLRHLPMGLMDLSSGYMVALLCRHKRQCQHLHSTSLLPRVSLELRATRTILLLMGLYVLMYFVDCVFSSSLGQMHREDPTRLGVQMLVGNGYASLSAFLLICAEKRIINFFQSTLGKERKCLHSAR